From Peptoanaerobacter stomatis, one genomic window encodes:
- a CDS encoding acyl-CoA thioesterase — translation MKKYENSVIVKTDDLNHHGTLFIGKALTYLAETGFLNMALTYGNGDEIVFRALDGFRFFLPVPKGSILTYTSQIVRLGKTSATLYIKGECKLASTLNMEGYCTYVTVDEKTRLKKPHNMVLDSPSDEYEKELRQKADEFFKKLL, via the coding sequence ATGAAAAAATATGAGAACTCTGTAATTGTAAAGACTGATGATTTAAATCATCATGGAACGCTTTTTATCGGAAAAGCTCTAACTTATCTGGCAGAAACAGGTTTTTTAAATATGGCTTTGACTTATGGCAATGGAGATGAGATAGTGTTTCGTGCATTAGATGGTTTCAGATTTTTCTTACCTGTTCCAAAGGGTAGTATATTGACTTATACAAGCCAAATAGTAAGGCTTGGAAAAACAAGCGCAACGCTCTACATAAAAGGAGAATGTAAACTTGCAAGTACATTAAATATGGAGGGCTACTGTACTTATGTCACAGTAGATGAAAAAACAAGACTTAAAAAACCTCATAATATGGTACTTGACAGTCCATCTGATGAATATGAAAAAGAATTAAGACAAAAAGCTGATGAATTTTTTAAAAAACTGCTATAA
- a CDS encoding zinc-binding alcohol dehydrogenase family protein, translated as MKSICIKEAHKVEIIDIEKPELKDGEALLKLLYGGICGSDLGSYRGTFAYFEYPRTPGHEFSAEIIEIVENDKGLKKGMIVTCNPYFNCKHCYSCNHGVVNACMDNQTMGVQREGAFSEYITMPIERIYDGKGLDAKTLTIIEPFCISWHGVDRADVKKGETVLVIGSGTIGVFAAISAKMKGAKVYIADIDEAKLEYAKLNFNLDGIIVNSSSEDFNRQVNEVTNNNGFDVTIEAVGLPSTFQSCIDSACFGGRVVLIGVGKKNLDFNFTMIQKKELSIFGSRNALKKDFETLINLVKNGDVPIDKVVTNIYPWKEAARAFDEFDKASEGIMLKVLLDFTK; from the coding sequence ATGAAATCGATTTGCATTAAGGAAGCGCACAAAGTAGAAATTATAGACATTGAAAAACCGGAATTAAAAGATGGGGAGGCTTTATTAAAACTACTTTATGGAGGTATATGCGGAAGTGATTTAGGTTCATATAGAGGAACTTTTGCATATTTTGAGTATCCTAGAACACCAGGACATGAATTTTCTGCAGAGATTATTGAAATCGTGGAAAACGATAAAGGATTAAAAAAAGGTATGATTGTTACTTGTAATCCATATTTTAATTGTAAGCATTGTTACTCCTGTAATCATGGAGTGGTAAATGCTTGTATGGATAATCAGACTATGGGAGTGCAAAGAGAGGGTGCTTTTAGCGAATATATTACAATGCCGATAGAAAGAATATATGATGGAAAGGGACTGGATGCAAAGACTTTGACAATAATAGAACCTTTTTGCATATCATGGCATGGTGTTGACAGAGCGGATGTAAAAAAAGGCGAAACAGTTTTAGTTATAGGTTCAGGGACTATTGGAGTTTTTGCTGCAATATCTGCAAAAATGAAAGGTGCTAAAGTATATATAGCTGACATAGATGAAGCAAAACTGGAGTATGCCAAGTTGAATTTTAATTTAGACGGAATAATAGTAAATTCATCATCAGAAGATTTTAATAGGCAAGTAAATGAAGTAACAAATAATAATGGTTTTGATGTAACTATAGAAGCAGTAGGTCTTCCGAGTACATTCCAGTCTTGTATAGATTCTGCTTGTTTTGGGGGAAGAGTAGTATTAATTGGTGTAGGAAAGAAAAATTTGGATTTTAATTTTACCATGATTCAAAAGAAAGAGCTGAGTATATTCGGTTCAAGAAATGCGCTTAAAAAAGATTTTGAAACTCTTATTAACTTGGTAAAAAATGGGGATGTTCCAATAGATAAGGTAGTAACAAATATATATCCTTGGAAAGAGGCTGCAAGAGCCTTTGATGAATTTGATAAGGCGAGCGAAGGCATAATGTTAAAAGTATTGTTAGACTTTACTAAGTAA
- a CDS encoding GntR family transcriptional regulator, which produces MNNVKTDIAYSEIKRKIIHWELAPLSDISEDALQKELDISRTPIREAIKRLEQEGFVYIYPRKGTIVSEITSNLIKSVFEIREVNEPYIFKKNIDKIPRQWLIEMKNNFLKAPKNLDCNKIKRYYIDLDRNLHTTVIKSSDNVFLVNMLMIIYDHDQRIRINISTNDLNYENTIQEHIDIIDAMLLRDIDKVEKIVTKHIRQAKDTAIKNLLL; this is translated from the coding sequence ATGAACAATGTAAAAACAGATATAGCTTATTCAGAAATAAAACGCAAAATAATACATTGGGAATTAGCACCGCTAAGCGATATTTCCGAAGATGCATTACAAAAGGAACTAGACATTAGTCGTACTCCTATAAGAGAAGCGATTAAACGTCTTGAACAAGAAGGTTTTGTATATATATATCCAAGAAAAGGAACAATAGTTTCGGAGATAACTTCTAATCTTATCAAATCTGTTTTTGAAATTAGAGAAGTTAATGAGCCATACATATTTAAAAAGAATATAGACAAGATACCAAGACAATGGCTTATAGAAATGAAAAACAACTTTCTTAAAGCTCCGAAAAATTTAGATTGTAATAAAATTAAAAGATATTATATAGATTTAGATAGGAATCTTCATACTACCGTTATAAAAAGTAGTGATAATGTTTTTTTGGTAAATATGTTGATGATTATTTATGATCATGATCAAAGAATAAGAATAAACATATCAACTAATGATTTAAACTATGAAAACACTATACAAGAACACATAGATATAATAGATGCTATGCTGTTAAGAGATATAGATAAGGTAGAAAAAATTGTTACAAAACATATTAGACAAGCAAAAGATACTGCTATAAAAAATTTATTATTATAA